From a single Pseudoalteromonas nigrifaciens genomic region:
- a CDS encoding alpha-amylase family glycosyl hydrolase has product MKTFTLSALALALTLTGCKPAPAPSTNTNTNNAVTTAQTKAVEQPADWWQTAIFYQIWPRSFYDSNNDGHGDFNGMSAKLPYLEELGVNALWLTPIFEAPSYHGYDFTEFYKVESDYGSMAEFEAFIKAADDKGMKVILDLVINHISSQHDWFQQSEKQQAPFSDYFVWRDDMPKAGSGWGHAWSDNDKPEAVWHWSETRKQYYYGAFGASQPDLNLRHPDVANEMKKMAKFWLDKGVAGFRLDAVRFAMEGGANAQADTQETIEYWQDFNQYIKSVNPQAYLVGEAWADLPIAAKYYGEGKGLDQGFDFEVGYKILSLLKTDTDTDVLFGTMPSNEQHKGKNALILDENLQQRKDSQAPLHFFTPFLTNHDQERVAYQLKEHDGKAKLAAAMLFSSPGTPYIYYGEEIGLTQQRIGDDVYKRAPMQWDNSHQAGFTQSDNSWVEETALFGDDFANWWPEFLAKQLAAGDRSVAAQQAQPNSVWRLYQHLIAMKKQRPEFTINGSYQLTQHDNGIVEITRELNGSKSVFVLNLTDKAQSISSITRDGLTASWQHDLNGDQLAAYGLLLLNNTL; this is encoded by the coding sequence ATGAAAACCTTTACCTTGAGTGCATTAGCACTGGCACTAACATTAACAGGTTGTAAGCCAGCGCCTGCGCCATCAACAAATACTAACACTAATAACGCAGTAACTACTGCGCAAACTAAAGCAGTAGAACAGCCAGCAGATTGGTGGCAAACTGCCATATTTTATCAAATTTGGCCGCGCAGCTTTTACGACAGCAATAACGATGGTCATGGCGACTTTAATGGCATGAGCGCAAAACTCCCATACCTAGAAGAGTTAGGTGTAAATGCACTGTGGTTAACACCTATTTTCGAAGCGCCTTCTTATCATGGCTATGACTTTACAGAGTTTTATAAAGTTGAAAGTGACTATGGCAGCATGGCTGAGTTTGAAGCGTTTATAAAAGCGGCTGATGACAAAGGTATGAAAGTTATACTAGATTTAGTGATCAATCATATATCTAGTCAGCATGATTGGTTTCAACAATCTGAAAAACAACAAGCGCCATTTAGCGACTATTTTGTATGGCGTGACGATATGCCTAAAGCAGGCAGTGGTTGGGGGCATGCTTGGAGCGATAACGACAAGCCAGAAGCCGTATGGCATTGGAGTGAAACGCGTAAGCAATATTATTATGGTGCATTTGGTGCAAGCCAACCCGATTTAAATTTACGCCACCCAGATGTGGCTAATGAAATGAAAAAAATGGCAAAGTTTTGGCTCGACAAAGGCGTAGCAGGATTTAGGCTTGATGCAGTACGCTTTGCTATGGAAGGCGGTGCAAATGCACAAGCCGACACCCAAGAAACGATAGAATATTGGCAAGACTTTAATCAATATATAAAAAGTGTAAATCCACAAGCTTACCTAGTAGGCGAAGCATGGGCCGACCTTCCTATTGCCGCAAAGTACTATGGGGAAGGTAAGGGGCTAGATCAAGGCTTTGACTTTGAAGTAGGCTATAAAATTTTGAGCTTACTTAAAACCGATACCGACACAGATGTGCTCTTTGGTACTATGCCATCTAATGAGCAGCACAAAGGTAAAAATGCACTCATCCTTGATGAAAACCTACAACAACGTAAAGACTCACAAGCACCACTGCACTTTTTTACACCGTTTTTAACTAATCACGATCAAGAACGTGTTGCTTATCAACTTAAAGAGCACGATGGTAAAGCAAAACTAGCTGCGGCCATGTTATTTAGCTCGCCAGGTACGCCGTATATTTACTACGGTGAAGAAATAGGCTTAACGCAGCAGCGCATCGGTGACGATGTTTATAAACGTGCGCCTATGCAGTGGGACAATAGTCATCAAGCGGGCTTTACGCAAAGTGACAATAGTTGGGTTGAAGAAACGGCATTATTTGGTGATGATTTTGCAAACTGGTGGCCAGAGTTTCTTGCTAAGCAACTAGCAGCAGGCGATCGCAGCGTTGCAGCGCAGCAAGCACAACCAAACTCAGTTTGGCGTTTATATCAGCACTTAATCGCAATGAAAAAGCAGCGCCCAGAGTTTACTATTAACGGCAGTTACCAGCTAACGCAGCACGACAATGGCATAGTAGAAATAACGCGAGAGTTAAACGGCAGCAAAAGTGTTTTTGTACTTAACCTAACGGACAAAGCTCAAAGCATCAGCAGTATTACACGCGACGGTTTAACAGCCAGTTGGCAGCACGATCTCAATGGCGATCAACTTGCCGCTTACGGTTTATTGTTACTAAATAACACACTGTAA
- a CDS encoding MFS transporter, with translation MNYNNKPTLSFWQIWNMCFGFLGIQFGFALQNANVSRIFQTLGANVDDIPILWVAAPLTGLIVQPIIGYWSDKTWGKLGRRRPFFLYGAILTTLSLFVMPNSPTLWIAAGMLWIMDASINVTMEPFRALVGDNLPNKQRATGYAMQSFFIGVGAVVASALPWMMTNWFDIANTAAAGQIPDSVKYSFYFGAVVLLVAVGWTIITTKEYSPEELAAFNQQEQAEVEQAVCAQINFSKGGSVFTVLGLAVLGLVTGLNLEKELYLLAAGLVSFGVIQFIAAALQAKNHTSGGFYQVVNDVFTMPETMKQLAWVQFFSWFALFAMWIYTTSAVTSFHYGSSDTSSAAYNNGADWVGILFAAYNGFAALAALCIPIIVKRVGLKLAHALNLILGALGLASFMFIQDPSLLIWPMIGIGFAWASILSLPYAMLSTSVPSSKMGVYMGIFNFFIVIPQLLAASILGLILRHFFENQPIYALLIGAVSFLLAAVAVLRVKQS, from the coding sequence ATGAATTATAATAACAAACCAACCTTAAGCTTTTGGCAAATATGGAACATGTGCTTTGGCTTTTTAGGCATTCAATTTGGCTTTGCACTGCAAAACGCTAACGTAAGCCGGATTTTTCAAACCCTTGGGGCGAATGTAGATGACATTCCTATTTTGTGGGTGGCAGCACCACTTACCGGTTTAATTGTACAGCCAATTATTGGTTACTGGAGCGATAAAACCTGGGGCAAATTAGGCCGCCGTCGTCCGTTTTTTTTATACGGTGCTATTTTAACCACATTATCGTTATTTGTTATGCCAAACTCACCAACACTTTGGATTGCAGCGGGCATGTTATGGATCATGGATGCATCGATTAACGTCACCATGGAACCATTTCGCGCCCTTGTAGGCGATAACCTACCAAACAAACAGCGTGCTACGGGCTATGCAATGCAAAGCTTTTTTATTGGTGTGGGAGCGGTGGTTGCATCAGCACTCCCTTGGATGATGACAAACTGGTTTGATATTGCCAACACCGCCGCTGCAGGGCAAATTCCTGATTCAGTAAAGTACTCATTTTACTTTGGTGCAGTTGTATTGCTGGTCGCAGTGGGCTGGACAATTATAACCACCAAAGAATATTCACCTGAAGAATTGGCCGCATTTAATCAACAAGAGCAAGCTGAAGTTGAACAGGCGGTTTGTGCACAAATTAACTTTAGTAAAGGCGGCAGTGTATTTACCGTGTTAGGGCTTGCCGTACTTGGTTTAGTCACGGGATTAAACCTAGAAAAAGAGCTGTACCTTTTAGCAGCTGGCTTAGTGAGTTTTGGTGTTATTCAATTTATTGCAGCCGCACTACAGGCAAAAAACCACACCAGCGGTGGCTTTTATCAAGTCGTTAACGATGTATTCACCATGCCAGAGACGATGAAACAACTTGCTTGGGTACAGTTTTTTAGCTGGTTTGCCTTATTTGCCATGTGGATTTATACCACCTCAGCGGTAACAAGTTTTCATTATGGTAGCAGCGACACAAGTTCAGCGGCGTATAACAATGGTGCAGACTGGGTGGGTATTTTATTTGCGGCTTACAACGGTTTTGCTGCATTGGCGGCTTTATGTATCCCGATCATCGTTAAGCGTGTTGGTTTAAAACTAGCACATGCACTTAACCTTATTTTAGGTGCGTTAGGTTTGGCGAGCTTTATGTTTATACAAGATCCGAGCTTACTTATTTGGCCAATGATAGGTATTGGTTTTGCGTGGGCGTCTATTTTATCACTGCCATACGCCATGTTAAGTACCTCGGTGCCGAGCAGTAAAATGGGTGTTTATATGGGCATATTTAACTTTTTTATTGTTATACCCCAGCTGTTAGCCGCCAGCATTTTAGGGCTTATATTACGCCACTTTTTTGAGAATCAACCAATATACGCTTTGTTAATAGGCGCGGTGTCGTTTTTACTGGCAGCCGTTGCCGTATTGCGCGTTAAACAATCTTAA